CATGTCATTTATTGATTGgcatgttttaatatatttaatatatctacaaaattacatttttagttcctatattttattggaaattatattttaattatatacattaattttattttatttttatttttccaaataataCTTCTAAAACTAGAATTCTTATTAACATTTTATCAATGaaagattaaattaataaaaattaactcatatattaataataatatagtttaaattttaatttactattttaacaattatctaaaatcatttaagtgtaaattatcataattttaaaaaataaaaatggatgaaatatatgttatctaaaataatataatattttaaaaaaaatattaataaaaaattttggttagctaatttaatattctttgttacttttattttttcaatttcattctaactatcattttattatatGCAACATTATTatctaaaaaaactaaaatatagaaaaagattatcaattgaaaataaataattatactaTTGTCCAATTTGCAATTTTAGAAGTCATAAATTATGTGGatatatttatgtaaaatatagGAACTAAAAAAGTAACTTtataaatatgataaatatattgaaaaaggCGAATCAATAAGTGACATGTCAATGGTTGTAGGAAAAttttatatctatatattactccttgaaaaaaaaatgttagcTCCAAAGTATTGTGAACTCCAAAAGTTAACGACACATAATACAATTATCCTGCGCCAATAAAAGGGGAACACGTGTTTTGCTAATTAATTTCATAGCATGCACTATAATCCAAAGATGAGGAATATAAAAACTCATGTAAACAAGATGGGAAAGGCATCGGTGCAGGGGTATTGCGCAACAATTTAGGCAAACCCATAGCCTCTTTTGTAAGAAATTTTACACACATCAGCTCTCCTGCTCTTCTTGAAGCCTTAGCTCTTAGAGAAGCAACCATGTTAACCAAAAGAATGCACCTCTCATCTGTCATCTTTGAAGGAGACGCGAAGAATATCATCGATGCTCTAAACAGGGGCGGGAAGACACATTCAGATTGTGATGTGATCCTTCAAGACTGTCGTATCTTGAGCGAAGGATTTAATGTAGTTCGCTTTAGTTTTATTAGACGTAATGATAATTGGGTGGCTGATACTTTAGCCAAAAAAGCCCTTAGAGATGTCTCTTTTTGCCGTAACCCTCAAGCCCAGTTGATGTGGCTTGTTTCGAGGCTTTCGTAGCCGATTTCTTATTTAATAGAATACCATctttcgataaaaaaaattacaatgcACCAAAAAATGATGGAACACATCTTTTTGGTTGATTTAATGACAAAAATGTTTCACCAAATTTcttcttaaatttaattaattaacagaaaatagatattttgagaaaataaaaaatttggtttctaGTTTTGCAGATTTTCCTTAAGATTtgaaaatcacataaaaagaaACAGGATGTCCGGATGATGAAGACAGCAAAGTGAACAAACCTAAAAATGGACTACGTACTCTATATCATTGAATAACTTTGGCAATATGATTGAGATTTGCTTAATTTTGGAAAATTATGTATAattgtttgtttaaattatgTAATCCAGATAAACAACACAAATTAATgaagggacgatgacaaaagtacctaaaattttaaaaatatttacaaatgtacctgtcaactttttttatttacaaaaatatgactgatttaaaattaattacaaaagtaccaaaaaatgaaaattaattacaaaagtacgatttgtataatgtcagtataattatggtaaattttggaatactaaaactataaatcagataatttaaaaataatatttggtttattattggtataatttcagtatattttcggtatatcgattataaatttttatatatattttctagttgatgacatgtatattttttttatatgtatttttcactatagttggtaatgaactagagaatttgtatattgttggtataattttagtatattgttaggttaatatttagtatgtgatgtggtgtaatgttgatgtaataataaaatttcagtatattttgatgtgtacactcttgATATACTGttagtataattttggtatattattaatttaatttatagtaaacgatttgatgtaattttagtaaatttttatttaatattaataaaatctcagtatgtataatgttggtataatattgatataatgttgatatattagttaattagtatactgacattatacccacagtatacactgtatgtttgatattttttttttttatacttttgtaaatattattaagatttttgtaaatgaaaaaagtcaacatgtaattttgtaattattttcatttttttggtaaatggtgtagaCATGccataaatttaatttcaattaaaaaaattaattattaatcgAAACGATTGTGGATTTTGAATTcatttcaaattaaaagatactTTGAATGCTTtgaagatttaaatttttatcaatgGAAACAATGTTTATAAGGAAATTTTACTAAAAGAAAGTAAATATACAAAGTTCAGTTTTGGATATGAAAGAAAACTTTGTGAATGACAATACCAAACTTAAATTATTTTCCGTAGTTCATCATAATCAcagtgtttttttatatttataaactttgTCCACCACGCGATTTGCAGACATAGCACATtactaaattacaataataatataatttacttaattaaaattaacgcATTTATGACATATTAATGGCGTGATGATCaaaattaatgtaaaaattTCTCAATCCCTTTTGAGATGATTTTGGTAATCTTCACTCAAAAAATTTTATGGAATGTAATACATTGGATTAGGTAGCTTGAACGATCTTCTGCCGGCACTACCACCCAACAGATCGCTCCATTGATCGCCAATATTACCTACAATTCGGTATCCTTTCTTCTCAAGATCGGCCCTTATACTCGACTTGTATTCTCGCGCTGTCTTGTTTGCCATACCATCACTTCTGTaattaaacaaatttcaaaatattcacgCTCCATACTTGAACCGAAAAcgtcaaaatgaaaaaaaatataaaaaatagattataaacataaaatttcaaaaatacttgAAAATAAAACGTGGAAATGTAAGACTCGAAAAGTTTTTATACACAGTCGATTATTTAATTAGTTCAATGATATGtaaatatagtttttattttcatacACATAATATGCTTAAGTATGTACTTACTTTAGAATGAGCATATTCCAAGTGTGATATCCAGCTTTCTTTAGATTACTTACAGTTGACTCCCGTTTGTTCTCTTTTCTTCCCGTCAAAAAAACAATCTTAATTCcagtaaataataatttattgtaCAGTTTCCAGGACTCTCGCAGTACCTCAGCCTCAGGTGTCGAAAAAGACGGATCGAtcctaaaattaaaatcatcaatacaaaaatacaaattcaaCATCACTCacctaaataattttaaatacttCAACAATGTTGATTGTGCATGTAACAAATTAGATATTCAAGAAAACATAAGTTAGAATGTATTGCAGGAAAAAGGAGATGCTGAAATGAGAAACGTTGAAACAGGAAGCGGccaaaatgatatttattaccaacaaaaaaaaaatatatatttttagaagtattttaaaaaaaggaaTCGACATGCTAAAATGGAGGACTCAACAAGTTTCCGGCAAATACTAgaattattcataaaataaaacatatactggatcttaaattactaatttctATAATTGAAAAGATGATGATATAAAATATACCCGGATAATTCATGCTCGATAAAATAATGAACATTCGAAAGAACGGTTTCATCGATGTCAAAGATCCAAATACTTCTGCCATCTTCAGGCAAACCGAGGGTTTCGACATAGTTGATAGCTTCGTCGATCACAACTTTTGAATCAGAGCGATACCCGTAGCCTAACAGATACTCTTTTACGTACCCTTCGCATCCTTTCGGAACTTTCCACCATCCAATTATATTGTTAGCTTCATTTGCAACTCGCCAACTCAGGCAATTCACTAGTGCAATTCGCTCGGTTTCTCGACTAACATTGTCGATTTGATCGGCAAAAAGACCTTGGTATGAAATTGCAATACCTATTTTCATAAAACATAGAATTGCTGATAGAGTTGCTGCAACAAGAAGCAGCAGAAGTACTAAAAACATTGTCTTGCTCGTAGAAAacctaataaaatattttgtttttaaatattatagcATACAACAACCATTAACAACTAAAAACTTTGAAGACAAGACCAGATACAGACAACAATTTTATGTGTAAATTTGACAGTTAACTTTCCATATTTTCCAATCAAAATGGATACAGATATTATCTGAATAAGGGATTTTCTTACATAAGTAGACATGTATAATAAAACTACGGTTTTTGGTAACAAATTTTGAACAAAAAGTCATTGCAGTCCCTAAACTCGTGCTTCAGGATCAATTAATTCACACTTGATGATTATGATCAATTAGATACAATTCTCTTTGTTTACAAGTCAATTAGGGACAATTGGACAATTGTTAGGTTGTGAACTCCCTAATTGGATGATCTGAGTCCTTGAACTCGTTCATTTTGCactatttaaaagttaattgacataaaaatgaaaagattGTCTTAATTGATTagaaaggttaaatgtttatgTGAGTGGAGTAATTGACTCTTTTACTTAATAAATTTTACCGACAACTAGAGAAGAAACTATAAAAGATTTAGTTCGTCATTCTATTTTGCAGACTGAAATCAAAACATCACCATATAGAAAATAGTTTCAATATCACTCTAAATGGAATTAATATTGGAACTGTTTTCACAAAGTTAGTAAATAATCCTAGGTCAAATATCTTCACTGTGAAAGAAATTTATTTGTGTCAACTAAAGCATAAGTAAGGAGGATCAATACATTACAAATTTGTAATTAGACAAGAGGCATCTGCTCACGGAGGATCGCAATCTTACTAGATAACAAGTTGTGACATTGCCTTCATCACCTCAATGGACTAACAACCCAACCTGTGATCGGATTCTTCCTGCGTACTCTAACTTTTCTATGCGATCCACTTTGTAATCGCTCAAGAATCGAGTATGTGATCGAATCAGGTGTTATTCCTTGTTGTTTCAGCTTCGCATACAAATCCACAGCCTCGGCAGTCCTCCCACTTCTCTCGAGACAATCGAGTAAGATATTGTACGTCACGATGTTAGGGAAGCAACCTTCAGCTAGCATCTCGTCGAACAATCTGCAAGCCATGTCGACTTTATCTGTTTTGCCAAAACACTCAATCAGTGTACTGTATGTTACAACATCAGGATTGAAACCTTTCTCTTGCATTTCACGGAACCTAACATGAGCTTCATCGATATCACCATTCTTCCCAAGGCAATTAATCAAGGAATTGTAAGAGATAATATCAGGCCGGCAATCACTGTTCTCAAgttcttcaaaaaatttaatagctTCGTGAACATTTCCGGTTCTACCGAAGCTTGAGATCAGTATATTGTAGGTGAATATGTCTGGAGAAGGGCCCTCTTGTTTCATCTTCTCGTAAAGATCATGAAGATGGGGTATCTGCTTTAACTTACCGAGAGCAGATAGTACCGTATTGTACATAATCGTATCAGTACTTACTCCTTTTTCATGAATTTTACCGAGCAGATCAATAGCTTCTGCAGTTTTACCAGCACTACACATGCTCTCTAACATCGACAAGCATGCATCCCTGTCCCCTCTATCATGATAGTTCCACATAGTGCAAAATAGCCGGTGAGCTTCACTTGAATGCCCCAACTTGCTTAATGTCCTCACGAGATATGCATATATTGACCTATTCATATACTTTCTCGATAGTTCCACAACCTTATCTAGCTTGTGAAGTTGCCCTTCTGCCGCTAGAAGTGCGAGTATGACGCTATATGTAAATTCATTGGGCCGGCATTCTTTTTCAATCATCTTTGAGAAAAGGAGAATTGCCTTGTCAACCATCCGGCCATTAGCCAGTGCTTGGATCATAGTATTATAAGCAATTAAATTAGGAGAACATCCAGTATTTAACATTTCCTGAAACAGTGCCAATGATTCGTCCAGTTTACCGATCTTTCCGGTCATCTTGATCATAATTGTGTAAGTATACTCATCAGGCTCACAGTGCTTCTTTTTCATGTCTTCAAAAACCTTGTAAGCCTGGTCAACCTGTCAAAACACTGCAGATCAGATAATCAGGATCCCTGATGAAGATATGCACAATTATCAGAACAAGTGACGACCTGCATTCATCAACCATATAGACAGAATTCCTACAATTAAAGGATCATCGTGGTCCCTGAATTTGTGCATCAGAGTCAACTAACTCACACTTATccattttaatcaaataatttttatttatttgtaggtcAATTAACTCGCAAATTGGGTCATTGCGGCCCCCAACTCGTTCATTTTGTACAAATTGGAAGTTAATTAACCTAAAAACATATGGCATTGTCCTTAACTGATCATAACAACTAAGTGTGAGTTAATTGACTCTGATTCGCAAGATCAAATACACAGTTAAGGTAACTTGCACACTGAATTACAATAATCAAACAACATATGCACACACTTTTAAACAACATAAGTTCAGCAGAAGCACACAACACCTGACTAAATTATATGGTGGCATGGCATGAAGTTGAAAttaaaatgttcaaattaagataaacaaatataacaaaattacACTAAAACAATTAACGAAAACACACAATCAAAAGTAGAACTGcacatgaaaaaaataaattcattcaAGAATGTATATAACAGAGCATTCAACTCATATAAGTATCATTtaatcaaacaattaaaacaccAAAAACCTAGGTAGCACAGGCACAGAGAAACTTGACACTTGGATACAGACACAGCTAAACAGTGTTAAAATGAAGTTTTCGTGTCTGAAACACCAAGTTCTGACACGTTTCCGAGACACCATGTTCCGACACGTTTCCGACACGCCAAGTTTCCAATACGTTTCGGAAACGCCAAGTTTTAGACACATTTTGGAAACATCAATTGAACAAAGTGTCCATGCTACCTAGCTAAAAGCCAACAAACATAATTTCAAACACCACAAAAAGAACAAACCTTTTGATCTTTAGCTAAGGCATCCAATAGCATATTAAAAGCAAAAATATCCAAGCTGTAGCCTTTCCTCTTCATTTCCAAGTAAACCCTAAACCCATTATCACTATCGCGAGACCTTAAATAAGCTTGAACAAAGCATTTATAAGTATACCCATTCATTTTCAAACCCCATTTTTCAATTAACTCACTACATTTCTccaaatcatttttttcactATCCCCAAAAAATCCAATCAAAATGTTCACGGTGGAGATGTTGCCGGAGACGCCGTTCTTCTCCATATCGGAGAGAAGAGACCGGACGACGTCGTATCTATCCGGGAGGGTAGATTTGGAAAGGATGAGAATTAGGCGGGTGTAAGTGAACGAGTTGTGGCGGAAATTAGGGTTTAGGGAGGGGCAAAATTGGAAGAATTGAGAAGCGAGGGAGGGGCAGTTCAGGGCTTTGAGAATTTTGGAAGCTTCCGGCGGAGTAATGGAGAGGGAGAGGGAGGAGAGATAGTCTTGGAGAGTGAGAAATGGGTTCGGGTCGGGTTTTTTGTTTGGGGTTCGGTTGTGGAGTAGGATTTGAGTGGCTTTACAGATGAGGTGGCGGCGGGGGATTTGGTAGCCGCGGGGGTCGAATGGGAGGAGCGGCGGTGTTACTTCGATGGACAGATTGTTGCCTTTTGAGGATGTTGAGGTTATTTTTGCTGTGTATTTGGTGGCGTAGTGGCGGAGGAAGGTGGAAGAGTGGCGGCAGCGGTGGTTATGGAGGTGTCTCATGGTGGTTAGTTTCAGTGCATATGAGAAAGAGCTGAGTAAAACTAGCGGGTAtttctttggcaaaaaaaaaactagcgGGTATTaaactttgaatatatgttcaTTTTAATCCTCAAACTTATTATAGAAAATTCAATAAAGATTCTATTGCTCCCTAAACTTAGCATAAAAGATTAGTTGAGGTTAAGttcatgattttaaaaaaatcactttCAACTTGGTATTTTGACTCATTTTATCTCCATcataatttgtcaaaaaataattggtgcaatatatataaatagaagATGATGTGACacaaatttattgaataatatAATAGCGTAAAATACCCGCTAGTACAATGATACACACGTTTATTAAGTAATATAATAGCGTGGAATACCCGCTAGTACAATGATTACACAAGTTTATTGAATAATATAATAGCGTGGAATACCCGCTAGTACaatgatactccctccgtcttaAAATAATAGTCATATTCTAAAAAACACACATACTAAAAAATGTAgttatatgatttaaaatataatttttcaattatatccctcattattaataaatgaaacTTTATAATACAACTAAAAGCATTTGATAATAATAGATAAACACAAAGATGTATTAATGATAGTCAAAATCAATAAGCTGTAGCTATTTccatagttaaaaaaaatcaacaaatgcATTTTCCAAGTATTTCATTTATGAATAATGCAATATAAATTCacaaattttacacgttttctcattttaatcacgccatttaaaaatcgtcattttcatacaccaactaccaatttttctcaaatccatacACCGTATAAAAATCCGGCAAAAATTGCTGACGTGTCACTATCTGATTCTATATGACATGTCACTATCCGGTTGCCAACTCACcaattttcaccggatttttgaataatatatgaatttaagaaaaattgataattcgtatatgaaaatgacaatttttaaacggcgtgattaaaatgaaaaaacgtgtaaagttcgtgaattttatTACGTTAACTATTCATTTAATGAAAATGAGCTTTTCgaatatttcatttaaaaatatttaaattcaaatagtGTAATAAATAAGGATAatgtgaaaataaataaataaaaaggtaaagtggattattattttgggaCAAGTGAAATTGtcaaattaactattattttgaGACGGAAGAAGTataatattgtatttttttatgaattatataATACAATGATATATATTGTACTTTTATGAATGATGTATAATCCCCTATACAAAAATTATTTGTCATGACGTGGAATAATTCAACAACTTTCTCTACTTTCCAAACATAGAAAAAAGTCTTAAATTACGTGGAGGGGGAAAATAATTCATATCAAGATATTGTAtgtaaggcttaattacttaaaaaccactcatcttaaactttttttttgtttataccctgatttaaaaaaaattcatttataccttgacgtatgtatttatgtttcacctctaccccgaggcactaaattaacctcttttcatcaagaaaaaagtttaaaataattcttcatttttaacctaagttaattagagtttaattagaaataaatttttctctaaatgaaggactattttaaacttttttaaatgaaaagaggttaatttagtgcctcgaggtagaggtgaaacataaacacatatatcagggtataaatgaatttttttctaaatcaaGGTATaaacgaatttttttttttaagatgagtggtttttaagtaattaagctttATATGTAATATTTGTTAGATACTACAAACATTACTAGACCAATCTTATTCCACTTCAACAACTCcaatatttataaacaaaatccaatatgttatatttatttatttttatattcctTTTTATAATCTTTACATTTTCTTAACTGTTTGTGTTGctttatctatctataactattctATAAATGTgaagggggggacaggcaaaattacaacCTTAACCTTcagtaattaaaaaatttacgaaagTAAGTACAAAtctaattctaataaaacaaataaaatattaaatagaagTCTAATACTATTAGGAAAGTTTAGTTAAGTAGAGGTCTAATTGTAGCAAAATATATCaactttatttcaataaatagtTATGCAGGCGAGGCAGTTGTTTTTTGCATGGTTTCCTTCggccaaaaaatttaattttaagttgGCAGTAATATCATCGAATTCTTAAGGATATTTGTGCTTTGATATAAAAGGAGCTTTCATATTGTGAtcaaaagtcaatttttttgcTTTAAGTAACTAAATTTTACTTGGTGACTAATATCTGTGTTTTTCGATTTGGGTTTTTTTATTGCAGGCAATATTTTATGAGCTATGTTGGATCTCCATAAGCTTTACTTGAAAGAAAGGAATTCAAAATTCACATGGTATGTATTTTGAATGTACTAATCTTTAGATTATTTGAGGCTACTTTTTCATAAATTAATGTTAGTATATcgagttatttttaaattgacgCCAAATTGCTctcaatatattttaattagcaGCATATTATTTcaacaataataaattttaataaaactataatatATGGATAAGAATCTTTTATGAAATTTGAGTATATCATATGTATTACAAGTTAACTAAGAGTTTAACTCTTTAAAAGAATTCTCTAAAATAAAAACTCTTTAAAAgaataatattaataacaaaattacaACTTAACTAAGAGTTTAACTCTTTATAAGAAAATCAAGTAAAGAAACGTCATACCAAATAATAACTGGATGTGTAAGAATTTGATTCTAATAGAAGTTTAATTGGAATAAAAGTTTATCCTATAATGTGTTTTCAAGTATTAAAAACTGTCTCCAATAATcaataaaaagtaataattaaatacaagtctaaatctattaaaaattaaaaaataaagtataagtgTAATTCTAAtaagaaatattaaatttaattttaataaaaaatataaaaaacagatTATAAGAGTTTAAATTTGATAAGAGTTTAGTTTTGATGGGATAGTATCGAGTAACTAGAATTAATATCAATATCAAGCTTATTTTCACCATATCTACGATTTCAATATAAAAGGCTACTGCCACTATGATTAATTATACGAGTAAATAGGCTACTGCCTATgattaattatatgaataaatataaacaatttaGTAACATATCTCATATTATGACttttatgttttctttttttggtttaGGTGAAGAAGAAATCAAGCTTGAAGGCATTCATGTTATGATGGTGGCGAGTGGCGACTATTCTTCCTACTTATACAACACTTTCGtcataaaaacaaaagaatttGATCTTACGATGGTGGCA
This window of the Mercurialis annua linkage group LG5, ddMerAnnu1.2, whole genome shotgun sequence genome carries:
- the LOC126680679 gene encoding acid phosphatase 1-like, which produces MFLVLLLLLVAATLSAILCFMKIGIAISYQGLFADQIDNVSRETERIALVNCLSWRVANEANNIIGWWKVPKGCEGYVKEYLLGYGYRSDSKVVIDEAINYVETLGLPEDGRSIWIFDIDETVLSNVHYFIEHELSGIDPSFSTPEAEVLRESWKLYNKLLFTGIKIVFLTGRKENKRESTVSNLKKAGYHTWNMLILKSDGMANKTAREYKSSIRADLEKKGYRIVGNIGDQWSDLLGGSAGRRSFKLPNPMYYIP
- the LOC126682426 gene encoding pentatricopeptide repeat-containing protein At1g51965, mitochondrial; translated protein: MRHLHNHRCRHSSTFLRHYATKYTAKITSTSSKGNNLSIEVTPPLLPFDPRGYQIPRRHLICKATQILLHNRTPNKKPDPNPFLTLQDYLSSLSLSITPPEASKILKALNCPSLASQFFQFCPSLNPNFRHNSFTYTRLILILSKSTLPDRYDVVRSLLSDMEKNGVSGNISTVNILIGFFGDSEKNDLEKCSELIEKWGLKMNGYTYKCFVQAYLRSRDSDNGFRVYLEMKRKGYSLDIFAFNMLLDALAKDQKVDQAYKVFEDMKKKHCEPDEYTYTIMIKMTGKIGKLDESLALFQEMLNTGCSPNLIAYNTMIQALANGRMVDKAILLFSKMIEKECRPNEFTYSVILALLAAEGQLHKLDKVVELSRKYMNRSIYAYLVRTLSKLGHSSEAHRLFCTMWNYHDRGDRDACLSMLESMCSAGKTAEAIDLLGKIHEKGVSTDTIMYNTVLSALGKLKQIPHLHDLYEKMKQEGPSPDIFTYNILISSFGRTGNVHEAIKFFEELENSDCRPDIISYNSLINCLGKNGDIDEAHVRFREMQEKGFNPDVVTYSTLIECFGKTDKVDMACRLFDEMLAEGCFPNIVTYNILLDCLERSGRTAEAVDLYAKLKQQGITPDSITYSILERLQSGSHRKVRVRRKNPITGWVVSPLR